In Aquila chrysaetos chrysaetos unplaced genomic scaffold, bAquChr1.4, whole genome shotgun sequence, one genomic interval encodes:
- the LOC115338064 gene encoding maestro heat-like repeat-containing protein family member 7, translating into MVFGIYLQPSERTDVVLTAIDAMRDSSICDKQVACSLLYMAMRDPASWLMDTQKILECVHRNMEFICTVTARHSLESLLFLLIKWCPKDTVMSLLKITPSCDSTALAMWEVMLSLPSTWETICNELLSVIQDQLPQGRFNFTEDTHGLPSAATKVLCKLTQQPICQGKLKALFTKVFMGLVFQISYTAEFLQHTMEIFWTYSEWHQANQRSPFRFAVEAIKALLCAAGYEEHVLSIQKEGGWDMLLGTETHHRGISLLAREMSKSPVDQRSSMFQHLQGILCCRKEFQITFAMTFYVELLACDDLEKDLGDLVLLQSYMTYPCHITQALVFRGIVTLSEKPEMAREMHILLSDILRTLNSCDTEVKTKALLVFRNLLGHMKRKEASHITLQLAGKLLPLIDDESSQLRELSICLFRDMMETVVGRDKRRMKKKIRRVLVPLFFHMSDQTESVAKASGEALLTCADLLKRKKLKQLAQTKQTWRIGETLLVQDRRRMEEYLHHSLPYLKDAQATLRVEAIRFIALQPLVNDAEPSVRSLATQTLLILAPLQPTSGWSLRRLCCGLCRDRER; encoded by the exons ATG GTGTTTGGCATATACCTCCAGCCCTCTGAGAGGACAGACGTGGTCCTCACAGCCATTGACGCCATGAGAGACTCCAGCATCTGTGACAAGCAGGTGGCCTGCAGCTTGCTCTACATGGCCATGAGAGACCCTGCCTCCTGGCTGATGGAT ACACAAAAGATCTTGGAGTGCGTCCACAGAAACATGGAGTTCATCTGCACGGTGACAGCCCGGCACAGCCTGGAATCACTCCTTTTCCTGCTGATCAAATGGTGCCCCAAGGATACGGTCATGAGCCTGTTGAAGATCACTCCATCATGCGACAG CACTGCCCTGGCCATGTGGGAGGTGatgctctccctgcccagcacttGGGAGACGATCTGCAATGAGCTGCTCAGTGTGATCCAGGACCAGCTACCGCAAGGGCGGTTCAACTTCACAGAGGACACGCACGGCCTTCCCTCAGCT GCAACCAAGGTCCTGTGCAAGCTCACCCAGCAGCCCATCTGCCAGGGGAAACTAAAAGCACTCTTCACCAAGGTCTTCATGGGCCTGGTCTTCCAGATCTCATACACTGCAGAGTTCCTACAACACACCATGGAGATTTTCTGGACATATAGCGAATGGCATCAGGCCAATCAACGCAGCCCTTTCAG GTTTGCAGTGGAGGCCATTaaagctctgctctgtgctgctggctaTGAAGAGCATGTCCTGAGCATCCAGAAGGAGGGCGGTTGGGACATGCTTCTCGGAACTGAGACCCACCACAGAGGAATCAGCTTGCTGGCCAG aGAGATGAGTAAGAGCCCAGTTGATCAGCGATCCTCCATGTTCCAGCACCTGCAAGGGATTCTTTGCTGTAGGAAGGAATTCCAGATAACTTTTGCCATGACTTTCTACGTTGAG ctgctgGCCTGCGATGACCTTGAAAAGGATTTGGGAGACCTGGTCCTCCTCCAGTCGTATATGACGTATCCATGCCACATAACGCAAGCGCTGGTATTCAGAGGCATCGTCACGCTGTCGGAAAAACCTGAGATG GCAAGAGAAATGCATATCCTGCTGAGCGACATCCTGAGGACTCTGAACAGTTGTGACACAGAAGTCAAGACGAAGGCCTTGCTTGTCTTCAGAAACCTGCTGGGACacatgaagaggaaggaggcCAGCCACATCActctgcagctggcagggaagCTCCTGCCACTCATCGACGAC GAGTCCAGCCAGCTGCGAGAGCTCTCCATCTGCCTCTTCAGAGACATGATGGAGACTGTGGTGGGGAGAGACAAGAGAcggatgaagaagaaaatccgGAGGGTCCTGGTCCCGCTCTTCTTCCATATGAGTGACCAGACCGAGAGTGTGGCCAAG gccTCTGGGGAAGCCCTCCTCACTTGTGCAGACCtcctgaagaggaagaagctcAAGCAACTGGCCCAGACAAAGCAGACGTGGAGGATTGGAGAGACCTTG CTGGTGCAGGACAGGAGGAGGATGGAAGAATACCTGCATCACAGCCTGCCATACCTGAAGGACGCTCAGGCCACCTTGAGAGTGGAGGCCATCAGGTTCATCG CCCTCCAGCCCTTGGTGAATGACGCAGAGCCCTCCGTTCGTTCCCTGGCAACTCAGACCTTGCTGATTCTGGCACCTCTGCAGCCAACATCAGGATGGTCCCTACGAAGACTGTGCTGTGGGCTCTGCAGAGACAGGGAGAGGTGA